TGCGTCACCACACGCCAGGACATCTGGCCTATTCTTGAGGTTGTACTCGTCGCGAGCGTAGGCGATCTTGAACTCGTCATAGGCCTTCTTGAAGCGCTCGAATTCACTGGTGAAGTCGTCGAATACTTTGCCGTTCTTCAGGACAGACCGAAGCGCGTCAATGCGCTTCAGTTGGCCGTCCAGCCCCTCAAACTCATTTGTGTTTTCGATGGGCTCCTCGAGCCGCTTCGCGTCCCAATATAGATTCAACATCTCGCCGGTGGCTTGGACCCCGGCTTTGAGGATCATGTTGGCCAAGTAGGGAACGTTGACCGCGTCCCCCGGTTGGGTATCCCAACCCTTCCAGACCTTGATTTCGTATTTGGCCTGCTTGACTGCCGCCCCTAAGGCACCGGTGCCCAATTTCAATGCGAAGGTGGACCCGAGCACGGACGCGAGCTTCTTGAACTCACCCCGATCGCAATACTTCTGGAGTTCCTTGAGTTCCTGCCAAGCCTTTTCCTTTTCGGCTTTGGTCATCTTCTTGTCCTGCTCCACCATGACATCCAGTTTCTTGAGAATGCGCTTGAGACCGTTTGGATCGATGGGGGCTGGCTGCGCGGAGGGAGCCAAGGGGTCGGACGGCTGAGTATTCCTCAGGGCCGACGGAGCCTTGATGGCGACCATCATGTCATTCAGTGCGCTTGATAGGTCCACCATGAGGAAGAGGCTTTGCAGAGAGAAGAAGGGCTCGTCGGCCTTCCGAAGCTCGTTTTCCCCGCTCTGCTGCTGCTGCGACTCCTCTAGGAGGGCCCGGAAGGCATCCACGTCCGCTGTATGGTCATGATAGATGCGATTCCCGACGGCGACGTTGTAGACGTCGTTGAAGAGGCGGTAGACAGGATCGTGCCTGTGCTTCGGGAACTCGCCTCTCGTCATCCACTGCTTGAAGCCGGGCTTCCTGGGAGTGTCCCCCTGCATTTGATAGCAGAGGCCATTGAAGGACGAGCCGCCGCGGCCGAAGAAATGGACGTCGCATTTCTTCCCATGGGCAGCCCCCCTTACCTGCCTCTGAATGAAGGTGTAAAGTTGATGAACCTTGGCTCTCGTGAGATCCTTCTGCATGGCATCGAGTTGATCGAAGCACCAGTCGACGAAGAACCCGAACCCCTTGAGCTTCTTCATGAGGTCTTCTTGTTTGGAGGCCCAGACATAGTAGATCGCGACCGCCTTGTCCGCGACCTCCTCCGCTGCAGCACAGTTGTGGATGGCACGGGCCTGCAGTTCCTTCAGCTTCTGTTTGCAGTTGATGATGTCCGCGAGGGAGTCCGTTATTGAGGTCAATTGTAGGCCCTGGATGTACTTCCGGACGGCGGAAAGCTTGTCGCCGACAAAGGTCCCCTGCTGATACTGCTCCATGAACTTGTTGTAAGACTTCTTGTAGTACCTTGACCGGACCCAATTCAAAATCTCAGAGATGATGGGACCCGCCAGAGCGCCCGCAATGAGGACGGCGGCGCCGCCAAAGGTCACCGCCGCCACGATTGCCGATACCGTGAGGCCACCCACGATCGAGATGACGGCGTAGACGACCTTTCTCTTGTTCCTGTTGAGTCGGCGCGCGGGAAGGAAGATGGAAGGTGCCTTGCTTCCTCCGCCCTTGGATTTGCGCGCGTAGGCGTCCACCATGATGGCTTCCAGGGCCATGTAGCACGAGGTCTCGTGTTCGATCTGCTCCTTCGAAACGGGCACCTTGTTCGCTCTGCTACCCTTTGAGCCACCGGACTGACGCTGGCCCTTGTCCAAGATCTCTTCCTTCGCTAGTTCCAGGTCGGCACGGGAGAGCTTCTGGCCCAGATTCGCGGCGCTCTCGAGCAGCACATTGTCGAAGGCCTCGGCGCTCGCTCTTATGTCGGGTTTCTTCTGCTTCGGGGAGGACGGTTGCGCCACCATCGTCCGCTGCGGAGATGGTTTGAGGTCCTTCTGTGGAAGAATGCTCTCAGACTGTTCCACCGAGTCGTCATTGTCCCCGGGATGCTTGTGCTGAACTGGAGGCGCGAGATGAAACTTGCGCTGTTTGTATGTGGCGGAAGGCTTCTCCGAATGGGACAAAGAGCCCTTGCTCTGCGTAGTAACCTTGTCGGACATTGCCATGTTCCTCCTGCCGTGAATTACTTGTTCCGTGCTCGTTCGCCAAAGCATCGAAGCCCTACCGCTACGACACACACCAGACTGCCCTCCAAGCCACATCCGCGCTGTGACGCGACTCACCCTCCGGGTGTGAGTCAGGACACGATGTTTGTGTTGAGCCCGTCACACGTAAGCCCAGCCGGTTCCTGGTGTGAGGTCTTGCCGCAGAAGAGGATGAACTGTTGAGGGCGGTTCTCCGCATCCACCAACGGTGCATAGCCGAGGTAGCTGTCTTGCTGGAGACGGGCTGGGGCGCTCTGGTCACGCAGCGCCATCTGGACGGTCAGGGGCAACGAGGTCTGGACCAGGAGGGGCAGCACTCCTTGCGTCAGTCGGCGCGGAGCTTCAATAGCCCAGGGGATTCCCATTCCGCATTGGCTCTCATTGAAGAAGAGCACCACTTCCAGTCCACCTGTGGGCACGGAAGCAAAGCCACCCAGGGCCGTGGAGTCTCCCAGCGTTGTGGCACTCAACTGGGAGCCTTGTGTCGCCACCGGTTGCACGTGCACCTTACGCCGCACGGACACTTCTGCCTCGGGATAGGCTTGGATGAACAGCCAGTGCAACGTGCTGGGGCTGGTGAGGTTCAGCAGGCTCAACCGGTGCTGGGTGGCGTTCTCCCATCCGGGGAGCAATGCGGAGTTCTGCTCCGGATAGAGCCCCGCGAAGCGCGCCCGGAGCAATTCATGATCAAAATAGCCCAGGAACCGCTCCATCCGCTCCG
This is a stretch of genomic DNA from Archangium violaceum. It encodes these proteins:
- a CDS encoding type VI secretion system baseplate subunit TssG, producing MPALLALLAQEGYGENDIEYRSHRTLVHQGHLVHDIQFLQVPHRRVILTVNLGLLGVQSPLPAFLLQTMEQTDPLEAERMERFLGYFDHELLRARFAGLYPEQNSALLPGWENATQHRLSLLNLTSPSTLHWLFIQAYPEAEVSVRRKVHVQPVATQGSQLSATTLGDSTALGGFASVPTGGLEVVLFFNESQCGMGIPWAIEAPRRLTQGVLPLLVQTSLPLTVQMALRDQSAPARLQQDSYLGYAPLVDAENRPQQFILFCGKTSHQEPAGLTCDGLNTNIVS